A single window of Channa argus isolate prfri chromosome 2, Channa argus male v1.0, whole genome shotgun sequence DNA harbors:
- the gins2 gene encoding DNA replication complex GINS protein PSF2: MDPSEVEFLAEKETVKIIPNFSLDKIYLIGGDLGPFNPGLPLDVPVWLALNLKQRQKCRIVPPEWMDVEKLEEMRELERKEETFTPVPSPYYMELTKLLLNHASDNIPRADEIRTLVKDIWDTRIAKLRLSADSFISQQEAHAKLDNLTLMEINTIRAFLLDSLNCMYKLRSNLQPGSTKGQFMDY, translated from the exons ATGGACCCGTCCGAGGTAGAGTTCCTCGCCGAGAAAGAGACGGTGAAGATCATTCCAAATTTCAGCTTGGACAAGATCTATTTGATCGGG GGCGACCTGGGTCCCTTCAACCCTGGACTGCCACTTGATGTCCCGGTGTGGCTGGCTCTTAacctgaaacagagacagaaatgcaGAATAGTTCCTCCAGAGTGGATGGATGTTG AGAAACTAGAGGAGATGCGAGAGCttgagaggaaagaggagacgTTCACACCTGTTCCCAGTCCTTACTACATGGAGCTGACCAAGCTGCTACTAAACCA tGCGTCTGACAACATTCCTAGAGCTGATGAGATCCGAACGCTGGTCAAAGATATCTGGGACACACGAATTGCCAAACTCCGCCTCTCTGCAGACAGCTTCATTAGTCAGCAGGAGGCCCATGCCAAG CTGGACAACCTGACTCTGATGGAGATCAACACTATACGTGCATTCCTTCTTGATTCTCTTAACTGCATGTACAAACTGCGCTCCAATCTGCAGCCTGGTTCCACTAAAGGACAGTTCATGGACTATTGA
- the emc8 gene encoding ER membrane protein complex subunit 8 codes for MPIQLTSQAYCKMLLHAAKYPHFAVNGLLVAEKTKVKKKDSHGEPVLCVDCVPLFHGTLALAPMLEVALTLIDTWCKENKYIIVGYYQANERTKDSRPNQVAEKVAARISDNFSEAAIVMVDNSRLTMSCFEPIVHIYDHHENKWKSRDATSECFDDWNEAQKITSALLEGRSYENLIDFDNHLDDLRNDWTNPVINKSVLDLC; via the exons ATGCCTATTCAGCTGACAAGTCAGGCTTACTGTAAAATGCTTTTACACGCTGCCAAGTATCCTCACTTTGCTGTGAATGGATTGCTGGTGGCAGAAAAAACGAAGGTGAAGAAGAAAGACAGCCACGGCGAACCCGTTTTATGTGTGGACTGTGTGCCACTGTTTCACGGCACGCTGGCTCTGGCACCAATGCTAGAAGTAGCTCTAACATTG ATTGATACTTggtgtaaagaaaataaatatatcattGTTGGATATTACCAAGCCAATGAGCGCACAAAAGATTCAAG ACCTAACCAAGTTGCAGAAAAAGTGGCTGCCAGGATTTCTGACAACTTCAGTGAAGCAGCGATTGTTATG GTGGACAACAGTAGACTAACAATGAGTTGTTTTGAGCCCATTGTGCATATCTATGACCATCATGAAAACAAGTGGAAAAGCAGAGATGCAACTTC TGAGTGTTTTGACGACTGGAACGAAGCACAGAAGATCACATCTGCTCTGTTAGAGGGCAGGTCCTATGAGAACTTGATTGACTTTGACAATCACTTGGATGATCTAAGGAATGACTGGACCAACCCTGTCATCAACAAGTCTGTCCTGGATCTGTGCTAA